A part of Gammaproteobacteria bacterium genomic DNA contains:
- a CDS encoding helix-turn-helix transcriptional regulator, which produces MTKNKSGMDKAVVLLKLLSHPIRLKISCDLILGEKCVADLYQASLISQSAFSQHLTLLKKNQIVSSRKQGLNVFYTLKASAAKSVIKVLHQHFCQ; this is translated from the coding sequence ATGACTAAAAACAAATCCGGCATGGACAAAGCTGTCGTTTTATTAAAATTACTTTCTCACCCCATAAGGTTAAAAATATCATGCGATCTTATTTTAGGCGAAAAATGCGTTGCTGACCTCTATCAAGCATCATTAATCAGTCAATCCGCCTTTTCACAGCATCTTACCCTGCTAAAGAAAAATCAGATTGTTAGCTCTAGAAAGCAAGGTCTTAACGTTTTTTACACGCTCAAGGCTTCGGCAGCTAAATCAGTTATAAAAGTTCTTCATCAACATTTCTGTCAATAG
- a CDS encoding carboxymuconolactone decarboxylase family protein yields the protein MSKQYKEITTDISTYMAKLRQEIPGVMNGFSAMAQAATQDGALDKKAKELIALALGVAARCDGCIGFHVQTLVKLHVTRQELLEVLGMAIYMGGGPSLMYAADALRAFEQATAV from the coding sequence ATGAGCAAGCAATACAAGGAAATTACCACGGATATCTCCACTTACATGGCAAAATTACGACAAGAGATTCCGGGTGTTATGAATGGCTTTAGTGCTATGGCGCAAGCTGCTACACAAGATGGTGCCCTTGATAAAAAAGCAAAAGAATTGATTGCACTTGCCTTAGGTGTGGCAGCGCGCTGTGATGGCTGCATCGGTTTTCATGTGCAAACTCTTGTAAAGCTTCATGTGACTCGCCAAGAGTTATTAGAAGTCTTAGGGATGGCCATTTACATGGGGGGCGGGCCTTCTTTAATGTACGCAGCTGATGCACTGCGAGCGTTTGAACAAGCCACAGCAGTATAA